A region of Bicyclus anynana chromosome 15, ilBicAnyn1.1, whole genome shotgun sequence DNA encodes the following proteins:
- the LOC112045642 gene encoding ribosomal RNA-processing protein 7 homolog A translates to MKSNKRTHDFRALELKISEQSISPHTIYFKEHSVREHSSDKPSGRTLFIVNVPPYADEKGLKNAFSEAGTVNSVIFATKPNAEIQSEKFTKETCKLSFKVCYLVFKKVSELNKALELTELRPMNSNGHEIIVGMKKWIQEHNAAVELPQVLKERIETFMKTHDNKTQSEQKQEKQLEQQDDEGWITVTKGGKVQSFARTEKVESKIMAKEESKKKRKELKNFYTFQIRETKMKHIVSLRQKFEEDKKKIVQIKQSRRFKPF, encoded by the exons ATGAAATCCAATAAACGAACACATGACTTTAGAG CTCTGGAACTAAAAATCAGCGAACAGTCCATTTCGCctcatacaatttattttaaagagcaTTCTGTTAGAGAACACTCCAGTGACAAACCATCTGGTAGAACATTGTTTATAGTTAACGTGCCTCCCTATGCAGATGAAAAAGGTCTGAAAAATGCATTTTCTGAAGCTGGAACAGTAAATTCTGTAATTTTCGCCACAAAACCCAATGCAGAGATACAATCTGAAAAGTTCACAAAAGAAACTTGTAAACTTTCTTTTAAAGTATGTTATTTGGTATTCAAAAAGGTATCTGAGTTAAACAAAGCTCTTGAGTTAACAGAATTACGTCCTATGAATTCAAATGGCCATGAGATTATTGTGGGGATGAAGAAGTGGATCCAGGAGCACAATGCTGCTGTAGAACTGCCTCAAGTTCTGAAGGAGAGAATTGAAACATTCATGAAAACACATGATAACAAGACCCAGTCTGAACAAAAACAAGAGAAACAACTTGAGCAACAGGATGATGAAGGATGGATAACAGTAACCAAGGGAGGAAAAGTACAAAGCTTTGCTCGTACAGAAAAAGTAGAGAGTAAAATCATGGCTAAAGAAGAGTCTAAGAAAAAGAGGAAAGAATTGAAAAACTTCTACACCTTTCAAATCAGGGAGACCAAGATGAAACACATAGTTTCACTCAGACAAAAGTTTGAAGAGGACAAA